The Stigmatella ashevillena genomic sequence TCGTGGCTTGGTGCAACGGCCTGTTCAGCCGGACGGTCCAGTGGCGCGGCACGCGGCTTCGGGTCCTTGCGGGCACGCGGCTGGCAGCGGCCATGGCCCCCCGTCACCCACCGCTCGCTCCGAGCGACGTGGGGGCGCGCGAGGAACTGCTCGCGGGCTGACCTGAGCGGCAGCCGCCCCGACGCCTGGCTGCTCCACGGCCAGCCAGAGCGCCACGGCACGCGGATGCCTGCTCTCCGGACCAGCACTCCCCACTCTTATGGAGCGAATGATGGGAGGACGGTACCGGGTTCACCTCTTGTCCAGGGGAGGTTCTTTGAGTCGACCGATGGCGGACGATGCACGCAAGGTCCTGGTCGTGGACGACGACGCGGACTGGAGAGAGTTCCTGAGGCTCTGCCTCGAAGAGCTCGGCTACGAGACCATTGAAGCGGCCGATGGGCACGAGGCACTGGCCTCCCTCTCGCGCGAGCGGTGCGGCGTCATGCTCCTGGACCTGAACATGCCGGGAATGAGCGGACTGGAGGTCGTCGAGCGCATGCCTCGAAACGCCACTCCCCGCATTGTCTTCCTGACTTCCGCGGCGGCACAGGACGTGGGCAGCGCGCTGCTCTCCGGGCCGCACTACTACCTCCCCAAGGGTGCGAGCCGGGACGAGCTGTCGCTCCTCCTCCAGTCACTGGATGCCTGAAGCCCCCACCCAGGGTTGTGAAAAGCCCTTCGGGCGAGTACCTTCTACGGAGGTACTTGGAGGCGTTGTGTCCCGATTCATCCTCTCGCTCAGAGCATCGATGCCCAGGCGCGGCGCTCCGGGAAGGTGTGTCCGGAAAACGCCCTGCCCTGGGTTCCGCGCCTCGACGGTCATGGGTTAACCCCACCGCCGACGGCGCATCGCTCCTTCGCGGCCCGCTGGACTGCTTCTTCTCACCCATCACCTTCCTCTGACGGACTCCCGGCCACCATGGTGCGCCAGGAGCGCCGGGGTTCACCATGATCTCACGTTCAGTGCACGCGCCGCGTTCCGCGGCAACCGTTCCAGCCTTGCAAATCACCACCGAGGACATGACGCGCCTGCGGGCGGTGGTAGAGCGTCACCTGGAGGGCTCCAAGGCGGCTGCGGCCGAGCAACTGGAGCTGGAGTTGGAACGGGCCCGGGTGGTGCAACCGGAGCAAATCCCTCCCAACGTCGTCACCATGAGATCGCGCATCCTCTTCGAGGACCTGGAGACAGGCCGTCGCCGGGAGGCGTCGCTGGTCTATCCGGAAGAAGCGAACATCGATCAGTCGAGGGTCTCGATCCTGGCACCAGTAGGGCTGGCCGTGTTGGGCCTCCAGGTGGGTGACATCATCGAGTGGCCGCTCCCGAATGCTCGCCTCGGCAAATTCCGCATCCTGGAGGTGCTCTACCAACCTGAGGCAGCAGGCGACTTCCACCTGTGAGCCCAGGGACCGCCAAGAAATGGCACACGACAACCGCTGGGCAAACCTCGTGAACACAGCCTTCCTCCTGGACCAGGCGCCAAGGCGTCCAGGTCCGGAGGGCCTCCGGCCGACACTCGAGATGATCGAAAGCGCGCTGGAGGTGTTTCCTTCAGCCGTGGATCCCGTGGAAGACTTTGAAGGCTATGCCGTGCGCCGGTTGCTCTTGGCGCTCAAGGCCGTCTTGTCCGAGCAAGTCTCTTCCTAGAGGAGTCTCCGGAGGGGCTCAAGGATCACCTCGAGGAGTCGCCCCGCAGCGTGCACGCTCGACGGGCCGTTCTTCGGAGCACTTGCGAGCCGCGAAAAGTCCCAGAGCATCACGCGGTACAGTCCGGCGTCGAGCCCGGCCGGGTCGCCGAGCAGCGTCGCATGCTCGAAAGCCGGACCGTACGTCTCGAAACCCAGCTTTTCGTAGAACGGGACGTGCCGGGGCAGGCAGGAGAGCGCGATGCGCGTCTGCCGAAGACGCGACAGGACATCGAGAAATGCGATCTGCAGCATCGCAAGTGCGATGGTCTTCCTGCGGGGCAACGCGACGACCGGCGAGTCGGTGCCCCAAAGGGAGCGCTGGAACTCGTCATCGACCATCAGCTTCCCTGCGCATGCGATCCCGACGGGGATAGGGGCTCCATCGAGCAGGCCCGACGAAAGCCAGACCCGAACTGTCGCGACACAGACTCCGTCGCGCCAGGCAACCCACCAACCGTCTTCGACTCGAGCCAGCGGCGCTCTCAGTCTTCGCTCACGCTCCCCGTAGATTCGCGTGACGAACCCATGTGCCGCAGCGACCTCGTCCTCGCTCTCGGCAGCGCGAATGACGACTTCGCCAGCACGAGCAGACCGCAGCACCCACTGGGCTTGCTCCCGATTAGGTGGACAGTGGGCGGATGCTGCCAACTTAACCCCTTCGCGTTTGCTGCACCCTTGCTGCAAGCCTCTCCGGAAAAGCGAAGGGCCCGGAACCGGCGGGGAGCTTCCCCATCGATTCCGGGCCCTTGTGTCTGCGCGCGATACAGGATTCGAACCTGTGGCCTTTGGCTCCGGAGGCCAACGCTCTATCCAGCTGAGCTAATCGCGCAGGAGGCCGACGACTGGGGGGACAAGTAGCCGAGATCGTGGGCTGACGCAAGCACGCACTCCCTCAACCGCGGACAAGACAACGCCCCTTCCGGGGTTCGTGTCACCCACCGCTCCGAGGGTCAACCGCCTGCCCTCTCTGGGAGTGAGCAGCCCACCCTCAGATTCCGTCAGTGTGCTCGCCCCCCTTTTGGACGTCCTTCGAGTTCCGAGCCGATACCCGAACAGGAATCGAATGTTCCGTGGGCACTGAAATCTCTCGGGTCTGCCCTCCAGGGCGCCCAGGGGATCCGGTAACCCAAGGGGGATGCTGAAAACGGCTTCGATGCCGCGTGGGAAGCAGAGGTGGCAGCCCCCAGGGTCATGGCCCCGTTCCGGAGCGCGACCAGACATTGGGCCCTCATGCCACTCCCTTCTCTTGCGTTCCTCTCCCTGGAAGAGCTGAGGGCACTCGCGGAGGCCGGACACGAGGTGGGCAGCCACACCCTGGAGCGCAAAAAATTGGAGGAGCTCCCCCCGCGGAGGTGCGCAGGCAGGTGTGTGATGACCGCGTCGCCCTCATGGGGCTGGGCTTCCCCGTCACGTCGTTCTCCTACCCTTTCAGCTCGGACACGCCCCCCGTGCGGCAGATCGTCAGCGACTGCGCTTTCAACAGCGCCAGCGCCACGGGCCTGATCCGCAACCCCACCGGCTGTCCGAACTGCCCGCTCGCGGAGACCCTTCTCCCTCTGGACCCCTTCCGCGTCCGCGCGGTCACCTCCATCAAGGCGGATTGGACGCTGGAGGACTTGAAGAGCCTGGTGATCCAAGCCGAGGGGGCAGGAGGCGGATAGATCATGCTCTCCTTCCATCAAATCTGTGAGGGGTGCGCGACGTACAGCATCTCCGAGGCGAAGCTGGACGCGTTCCTCGCATGGCTGGCGCCCCGCTCCTCACGGGGGACCTCCGTCATGACCACGCACGAAGTCATCGGAGGACCGGTCAGGCCCCCCATCCAGAGCGATGGCGGCGTCGCCGACGCGGGCATCCCGGACGAAGGTCTCCCGGAAGAAAACCTCTCCCTGCGCAACCCCTCCCTCGAGCTCGACAGCGACGAAGACAACGTGCCCGACTGCTGGAAGCGGCAGAACCCGGGGGCCGCCCAGGGCGGCTGGCTGCGAACCTCCGAGTCCCTCACGGGGCAATGGGCGCAACGGGCACGCATTGGCAGCAACCCTCCGGGGGAGCGGCAGCTGGTCATCCTCCAGGACAGCGGAGCGTGCGCGCTGGCGGTGACGCCCGGCCGCGCTTACCGGTTCTCCGCCTGGTACAAGACTGACGCACGCGCTGGGTTCGTCGCCGACTACCGCACCGCCAGCGGCGGTTGGGTGTCCTGGGCAACGGGGCCAGACCTCGTGGCGAGGGCCGACGCCTATGCCCACGGAACGTGGACCACCCCTCCGCTGCCAGCGGAGGCCCTGAGCACTCACCAGTAAATTCAAGTAGTTAGGGCATGCACGAGCCGGGGATCGAACCCGGACGGTCCTTGCGAACCAACGGATTTTAAGTCCGCTGCGTCTACCTGTTCCGCCACTCGTGCTCGAAGAAGCTGACGTCGGGACCTTCTCTCAACTGCTGGACGGCCGCAATGCGCGCGACGGTCGATTCTGCCCCGCCCCTGGTATAAAGCGCCCGCCATGCTAGAGACCGTCACCAAGGGATTCCGTTCCGCCAAGAACCGCCTCGCGGGTAAGAGCGAGCTCACCCCAGAGCTGGTGGATGAGTCCCTCCGCGACATCCGCGTCTCCCTCCTCGAGGCGGACGTCTCCTTTGATGTGGTGAAGAAGTTCGTCTCCCGCGTCCGCGAGAAGGCCGTGGGCGAGGTGGTGCAGACGACCATCACCGACAAGAGCGGCCAGAAGCGCAAGGTCAGCCCTGCGGACTACTTCGTCAAGGTGTGCCACGACGAGCTTGAGGCCCTCATGGGGCCGGTGGACACCAGCCTCAAGCTCAAGCCCCGGGGCCAGCTGAGCGGCATCATGATGGTGGGCCTGCAGGGCTCCGGAAAGACGACGACGACGGGCAAGCTGGCCAGTCGGCTGCTCCAGGAAGGCCGCAAGCCCCTGCTGGTGGCCGCCGACATCTACCGCCCCGCGGCCGTGGACCAGCTCAAGGTGCTCGGGGAGCGGCTCAAGGTCCCCGTGTACTTCGAGCCCGGCGTGGCCCCTCCGGAGCTGGCCGTGCGTGGGTACGCCGCAGCGCGTGAGCAGAAGTGCGATGTGGTGCTCATCGACACGGCAGGCCGACTCGCGATCGACGATGCCCTGATGGCCGAGTTGGAGTCCATCAAGGGCAACGTCCACCCGGACAACATCCTGCTCGTCTGCGACGCGATGATCGGCCAGGACGCCGTGCGGACGGCGGCCGAGTTCGACCGGCGGTTGACGCTCGACGGCTTCATCCTCACGAAACTGGACGGCGATGCGCGCGGTGGCGCGGCGTTGTCCATCAAGGAAGTCACCGGCAAACCCATCAAGTTCCTGGGCATGGGTGAGTCGATGGACAAGCTCGAGGAGTTCCGGCCCGAAGGACTTGCGGGCCGCATCCTGGGCTTTGGCGACATCGTCGGCCTGATGAAGGACTTCGAAAAGGTCGTCGACGAGAAGCGGGCCGAGGAGGATGCGCTCAAGCTGCTGTCCGGCAACTTCTCGATGAAGGACTTCGTCGAGCAGATCCGCATGGTGCGGAAGATGGGTCCGTTGAAGGACCTGTTGGAGAAGTTCCCGTTGTTCGGGGAGCTGACCGAGCAGCTCAACCCGGATGAGAAGGAGCTCACGAAGATCGAGGCGATGTACGACTCGATGACGGAGAAGGAGCGCCTGAGGCCGGACCTGATCAACGCCAGCCGGATCAACCGCATCTCGAAGGGCAGCGGGCGCAAGCCAGAGGACGTGCGCGACCTGCTCCAGAAGTTCGGGATGATGCAGCAAGTGATGGGGACGATTGGCCAGAACCCGGGCCTGCTCGGACGCATCCCCGGCTTCAAACAACTGGGCCAGCTCTCTCAGCTCAAGAACATGGACCTGTCGGGGGTGCTCGGGAAGGACAAGATGCTGCAGCAGGCCATGAGTGGCATGGGCGGGATGGGTGGAATGCCCATGCAGCTGCCGCAGATTGCGCCTGGCTACACGGCCCCGATGGGACAAGCCGCGATGGCCAAGGCCCGCCTGATGGGCTACGCGCCGCCTTCATCGAGCGGCAAGGCCGATGACCGCGACGCCATCAAGGAACGGCGCAAGCGCGAGAAGGCCAACAAGAAGAAGAACCGGAAGAAGAAGTAACCGTTCCGGGACCCAGTCCATGACGTAGACGGACCCATCCATCTATTGGACGGGTGTTGGGCATGAGTGAGCCCAGAACACGCTGGGATTCGAGGCTCGGAAGCCCTTCTTGCCGCTAATCTGGCTCCATGATCGACGGGCTCGCTCCACGACAAGCGGTGGAACGACTCTTGCCATGGAGCAGCGGCATGACCCTCTTCAAACGCCTCATTCCTCTGCTTCTGCTGGTTCTCCAATCCGCATGCATCCAGTTGCCCGAGGTCGGCGACGCGGCTCCGCCCGAGACGCCTGACGCAGGAGTTCCCGCCGACACGGCATCGCCGACCATCACGGCGGTCTCCCCGCAGAACGACTCGACCCAAGTCGCGATTGACAGCCAGATCCAGCTCATCTTCTCCGAGCCGATGGATGAGAATTCGGTCCAGATCCGCATTGCGCCCCTGGTGCTGTTCAGCGCATTGGAATGGTCGAATGGCAATACCGTCGTGACCTTTCAACCCGCCTCGCCGCTCGCTCAGAACACGGCTTACACGATCGTCGTCGACGGGAAGGATCGAAGCGGAAACCCGCTTTCCGATCGCAAAGCATTTTCGTTCAGTACGACAGGTCCAGCCCCCGATACCACGCCGCCCACCGCGCTCCGTGCAACTCCGAGCCATGGAGCCATCGGTATCGCAAGAGCCGCATCCATCACGGTGATGTTCTCGGAGCCTATGGACAAAGCCGCAGCGCAGACAGCTTTTGCGATCACGTCTCCGCCCGGCTTCAATTCAGGGGTTTTCGACTGGAACGCAGCAGGAACGGAAATGACATTCAACCCAGATGTGGACTTTCCCTACGGCACGGACGTGACGTGGCGAGTGTCCACAACGGCGAAAGATCTCTCAGGCAACACACTTGAGACAAACGTGACGAGCACATTCCGTGTCATCCGGACGAACACCGTCACAATTGACTTCGATCCAGCGACCAGCGGTTCAGCGGCCGCACCTGACTATTGGAAACAAAGCCATTACTACAATTTTGAACTGGTCGGGGACAATATACACAATAAAGAGTATCGACTCTTCATTGGATTCAAAACAGATGCCCTTCCAGAAAATCTAACATCCATCACTCGAAGTCTTATGAAGTGGCACCAGACCGGACGACGTGGAGCTCCATTTTCATCTTTAGGCAATCTTTTGCTGGAGAGAGTTTACATAGGAGATGAAATTGCTCTCTCAACTAATGACTGGACAAATCCCAGCGCCAGGATTCAATATGAATCCACACCAATAGGCCCAGCTATGCTCATGACAGACGGCAACCCAACCTCCCCCCGAGTTTTTGACGTAAGATCATTCATTATCCTCGACTGGCAAGATAGGCACAGCCGTCATAACAAGCGATCTCAATTTAGACTTCGCTTCGAGTCGCCAAGCAACGGCAACAGCGCCTATGATTGCCTGCAAACGGATCAAGCGTTCACCCCTAAGCTTGCCGAGCTTGAAGTCTCATACGAGTATCCTTGAGCGACAGCGCAAGAGGTAGCTTATTACCAGCTAAAGACTAAAGCTGCCTCTGCGTAACTCTCACCAAACTCAGGAAGTGACCCGTCATAAACTCTATTTTCTCTTTGGGACAACCAACCCTCTGGCCAAGCGTCTCAGGACCCGACGCTTCTGCCGACGCTTGTACAATTTATGAGCGTTCTCTCCTTCTTCATTCAGGCGGGATGTCTCTTCATCAACGATCTGGAACTCCACCAGGGTAAAAACGATACGCCCTTTCCGCTGGCGAATGTCCTCTTCGGGAGCTGGCAGATAGCCATCCATCCTCAAAGGCATATCCACGACAAAATTAAGCGCCCGGTATGTATTGCCCGAAAATTGATTCGTAGAGGGATCCTCGCGAGCTTCGTAATCGCGATCAAGATGAAGTTGAGTTGCGTAGCGTTCGAAGTGAGGGTTTTCCGCTAGAACTGTCTTAAACGGCATGAGCGAATTGTCTGTTTGCCCAGGCACTACAAAGTTGAATGGGAATAGCCTCTGCACAAGAAGGTACAAGATAGGAAGAATGTCCGCCCTGCTTTTCGTGATGACTCGGAAACGAGTGCGATCATAAACCTGTGCAGCCACTGTCTCCTTTTTTGCAATCAGCTTGGTAACAAGCGAGTCACGAGTTTTTATCGAATGCTCAAACTCTACGACAGGCAGACCCTTGGCTTTAATTTCCTGTGCGACGCCCAAGACTTTTGATGTCACCAGATCCGCTAGTTCTGCCTCCGACACTGCTAAGCGGAAGAGTAAATCCCGCCCTTCAATGTGCTGAATAACGTGCATGACCTTCAGCACAATACAAGCAATACGGCGATACTTAGGGGGACCTCGAACGCCAGATGCAAACAAAAAGAGGTCATGAATCTCTTCTGGCTCGGCCACAACTTCCGCAACCCGATAATTGAAGGTCTTTCGAAGGTATTCGACCGCATCGGCCAGCACAGTCCGAGCCCAGGCCTCGTCATATGGTCTCGATGTATCGAGCTGGCATAGCCTCAAAAAGTGGTCGACCTCCTCGCGAGACTGAAAGTGCATCCTCCGCCAATCGATGACCGAGCCACCTCGGAGAATCAGCCGCAGACGCTCAAGTTCCCGCAGCCCCATCTCTGCCACAGTGCAGATGGGGAGTTCGGGTATCAAAGGGATCAGAGAGGCGACCTTCACAATGGCGCTTCTAGCCGAGCAGGTGGACCAAGAGCAACGTGCCGAAAAGCCAAAGGCCCCTTCCCTTAGAGGAAAGGGCCCTCTCTCTTGAACACCAGACTTGGAGTCAGCTACTTACTAGCAACCGGCTTCCCGTTTTCGAACCGCTGCTCCTTCACCATACGGTCGCCCTGGAAGTACATCTCAGCCACCTTTTGCCCATCCTCCGAGTAAGCAACAGAGAGCCCTTCCCGCTTGCCGTGGTTCCATTGCTGCTCAATCTTCTTATTGCCGTTAGCGTGGAATTCGGTGCGGGTGCCGTGATAGTTACCACGAGAAAAGTCCGTCTCTCCTGCTTTCGCGCCGTTGGCATCCCAGAAGGTCCAGTGGCCAGACCGGAATCCATCCTGGTACTGCCCCTCGGCCATCTTCCGACCACTAGGGTAAAGGTCCACATAGGGGCCGTGATTTCTGGGCTCGCTGGCATCTGCGCGCACCTTAGCGCAGTAGACAGACTCCCTCTTCAGCTCCTTGCGAACCGTCCCAGTTGGGCAGTTGAGTTGCACAGTGTCTCCCGCGAAAGCGGCAGGAGCGGCAGCGACAGCAAGGACTATGATCACGAAACGAGAAGGCTTCTTGGAGAACATGAAAGCTTCCTTTCTAGGCGATACAGGCGTTCGCTGCATCACTGCCCTTAGAGACGATGAAGGGTGAGTACAAATTCAACCTGAGTTTTCAAGCGGTTCAGAGCAAAAATGGCGACTTACTAGTCCTAAATAACAAAACCCCACCCCAGTGAAGGGATGGGGCTTGTGACAACATCCTTTCCAGACCTCGGAAAGGGCGCTCGGCTACTTATTGAGCTGGGCGCAGATCTCGTTACCACCCGTGAAGTACAAGCCGATCGAGAGCGTGGTCGAGGTGTTACCCGGACAGAAGTTCATGGTGAATTCCACGCTCTTCTTGTCGGCCGAAGGGCTGTACTCGCTCTGCCGGATCAGTTCATCACCGTCCAACTCACTTCCGTTGATCCGAACATAGAACAGGCCAGGCAGGGCGCTCTTCTGGTCGGGGAAAATCGCCGACGTCGAGTACGCCTTCACTCGCGCCTTAGCGGTAACGTCTCCGCCGCAGAACGAGTCATTGGCGTAGGAAACCTTGGTCACATCATAGATGATCGGACCGGTGGAGGACGTGGTCCACACAGGCTGCTTGCCACCCTGAGAAGGAGTGAAGTTGGCGCAGGTGGGCGCAGGCACAGCGGTGCACTTGCTGGCGCTGCAGAACTGACCGTAAGCACAGGTAGACTGGCCGGTGCCCGTGCACGTACCACCGGGATCGGGATTGCCACCGGCCACGCACTGACCCGTCGCCGTCTCACAGGTACGGCCCGTGCCACAGTCCGTGTTCGACGCGCACTTCTGGGTGCAGACCCGGTCCAGCGACGAGCAGGTAAAGTCGTCGCCGAACTCGTCCGCGCAGAAGTTGGTCCCTGCCGTGCACTTGCAAACCTTCCGGGAGTCGCTCGCGCTGAGCACATCACACGTCTTCGCGCTGTCCGGACAGTCGCTCCCTGAATCACAGGTCTGAACACATACCCCGGCGCCCGGGTGGCAGATCTCATCCGTGCTGCACTGTGAATCGCTGGTGCAGCTTGACCCACCCTCTTCATCGCCGCCGCAAGCCGTCATCATCAGGCTCATCGCGCTCAGCGCAGTGAGCATCCACATCGTCTTCCGAAGCTGCATGTTGGACTTCCTCCCGTGGTGCTTCGCTCGGGGCTTACCGGCCCTCACAAGCCCCCTCCATCCCTTGCAAGCGGGGGTCGCTTTAGTCCCGCCGCTCCAGGGGTGTCAACGGTTGTCGACAGCGCTTGGACGTAAACCCTTCGAGGAAATTCAACGCATACAAAAGCGGACAGTGTCACAGGGCTTTTCACGCCGCCCGTGACACTGTCCGCAGGAGATCTCACTCAGAAGGTGAACGGGAAATCGATGGGATCCCCTTGCTTCCGGTGCTTCGGGAAAGTCCAACCCTTGATCAGTCCCGAGATACAGGTCGCCAGGTACGTCTTGCGGAACTCTTCTGTCCTCACCGCCACCCCGGTCGTCCTGCCGCTCGTCTGGATGACCCAGCGCATCACCAGCTTGCCGCTGCTCCCAGGCTCCCGCTTCTTCTGCTCGCTCACGCACTTCACGATGGCGGGCCGGTTCGCGAGCACCACTTCCATGACGTCGGACTGCGCGAGCTGCTCACGCACACTTCCCCCGCTTCCAGGCGCAGGGGGAATGTAGGTGGAGGGCGTACTCTCTTGAGACTTCTTCGTCTCCGTCTTCTTCGAACCAAACAGCTCGTCGAAATCGTCGTCCGAGGCAGGCTCGGGCTTTGAGCGCGGCGAGGCACTGGCCACGGGCTCGCTTTGGCTCGGGCGCGGCTTGCTCGTCGCCCTCGGCGGATCCTGGCGAGCCACGGCGGGCTCGGTCCGGGGCTGCTCGGCGGGCTTCGCCGCCGCAGGCTCGACTGCCGCCGGAGGCGGGGGCGTCGCCGCAGCCACAGCGGGCGGTGTCGCGGCTGGGGCCGCTGGAGCCGGGGTAGGCGCCGCAGCAGGAGGCGGTGTCGCGGCTGCGACCGCGGGAGGCGTCTGAGTCGTGGCAGGTGGCGCAGCAGGTGGCGGTTCCACGGGCTTCGTAGCGACGGGCGGCGGAGCCGCCGCCACCGGTGGGGAGGCTTCCGACTGCGAGGAAGGCTTGAGGGCGAAAAAGAGCCCAATCCCCACCACGGCGATGGCCGCCACGGCGATCCCCGCGATCAAGCCCGTCTTGTTTCCGCCCTGCGGGGCGGCAGGGGGCGGGGGCTGATACCCCCCGTACCCAGGCTGAGGATAGCCCGCCGGAGCGTACGCGGCTTGCGGGTAGGCAGGAGCCGGTTGCGGATACGCCGGGGCCGCGACAGGAGGCGCATAAGGCATCGCCGCGGGCTGCGGCGCATGCTCCGGGGCCGCCGCCATCATCGGGGCCACCCGTGCCGCTGGAGCCGGGGCCTCAGGGGGCGGCAGATCCAACAAACCGCCCACGGCGGGCTTCTCCGCCACCGGTGCAGGCTTGGGAGGCTTGGACAGCGCGTCGTTCTCCTCCTTCACCAGCGAGGCGAGCACGCTCGCCGCAGAAGGCTTCCAGCCCGAGGAGGTCGGCTCGGCGCCCAAAGCGGGAGCGGGCGGAATCTCGGCCCGTGCGCTCTTCGCGGCGGCGCCCGCGCTGAAGGCGGACTCCACCGGCGCGGAAACAGCGGCGGTCTGGCCCGACATCGCCGCGGGAGCGACGATGACCGGCTTGGCAGGGCGCGGCGCGAGGGCCGGGGCCAGCTCCGTCGCGTCAGAGAGGGGGATCCAATCACTGAAGCCCTGACGCCAACACAGGCTGTCCGGCCCCACCTCGCCACGATCCCAGTAGTCCTTCACCTTCTCCACGGTGAGGGGACCCACCTGCTTCTCGTCGATGGCGACGAACCAGTCATGCGCGGGTGCAGAGGACTGCAGCTCATCGGGCTCCGACTCGGCCTCCGCCAGCTTGCGCACTGCCGCTGGCGTCGAGGACTTGCCCTCCCCTCCTGAAGCGTCACCCGCGGGGATCTTGTTCGAGCCCGAGTTGAGCACCTGGTCGAAGACGGCGCCAATCTCGTCCTCTTCGACATCCGTGAAGAGACCGCCCTCCGGCGGCGTTCCCAAGGATGCAGGCAATCCGGCGGCCGTGGAGTTCATCCCTCCATTGCTCGCGGCCGCACTCGCCGCAGGCGTCTCCTGGGCCTCATCAT encodes the following:
- a CDS encoding Ig-like domain-containing protein, with amino-acid sequence MTLFKRLIPLLLLVLQSACIQLPEVGDAAPPETPDAGVPADTASPTITAVSPQNDSTQVAIDSQIQLIFSEPMDENSVQIRIAPLVLFSALEWSNGNTVVTFQPASPLAQNTAYTIVVDGKDRSGNPLSDRKAFSFSTTGPAPDTTPPTALRATPSHGAIGIARAASITVMFSEPMDKAAAQTAFAITSPPGFNSGVFDWNAAGTEMTFNPDVDFPYGTDVTWRVSTTAKDLSGNTLETNVTSTFRVIRTNTVTIDFDPATSGSAAAPDYWKQSHYYNFELVGDNIHNKEYRLFIGFKTDALPENLTSITRSLMKWHQTGRRGAPFSSLGNLLLERVYIGDEIALSTNDWTNPSARIQYESTPIGPAMLMTDGNPTSPRVFDVRSFIILDWQDRHSRHNKRSQFRLRFESPSNGNSAYDCLQTDQAFTPKLAELEVSYEYP
- a CDS encoding TIGR04552 family protein, yielding MKVASLIPLIPELPICTVAEMGLRELERLRLILRGGSVIDWRRMHFQSREEVDHFLRLCQLDTSRPYDEAWARTVLADAVEYLRKTFNYRVAEVVAEPEEIHDLFLFASGVRGPPKYRRIACIVLKVMHVIQHIEGRDLLFRLAVSEAELADLVTSKVLGVAQEIKAKGLPVVEFEHSIKTRDSLVTKLIAKKETVAAQVYDRTRFRVITKSRADILPILYLLVQRLFPFNFVVPGQTDNSLMPFKTVLAENPHFERYATQLHLDRDYEAREDPSTNQFSGNTYRALNFVVDMPLRMDGYLPAPEEDIRQRKGRIVFTLVEFQIVDEETSRLNEEGENAHKLYKRRQKRRVLRRLARGLVVPKRK
- a CDS encoding response regulator — its product is MADDARKVLVVDDDADWREFLRLCLEELGYETIEAADGHEALASLSRERCGVMLLDLNMPGMSGLEVVERMPRNATPRIVFLTSAAAQDVGSALLSGPHYYLPKGASRDELSLLLQSLDA
- the rnk gene encoding nucleoside diphosphate kinase regulator; its protein translation is MISRSVHAPRSAATVPALQITTEDMTRLRAVVERHLEGSKAAAAEQLELELERARVVQPEQIPPNVVTMRSRILFEDLETGRRREASLVYPEEANIDQSRVSILAPVGLAVLGLQVGDIIEWPLPNARLGKFRILEVLYQPEAAGDFHL
- a CDS encoding toxin-antitoxin system YwqK family antitoxin, whose product is MFSKKPSRFVIIVLAVAAAPAAFAGDTVQLNCPTGTVRKELKRESVYCAKVRADASEPRNHGPYVDLYPSGRKMAEGQYQDGFRSGHWTFWDANGAKAGETDFSRGNYHGTRTEFHANGNKKIEQQWNHGKREGLSVAYSEDGQKVAEMYFQGDRMVKEQRFENGKPVASK
- the ffh gene encoding signal recognition particle protein is translated as MLETVTKGFRSAKNRLAGKSELTPELVDESLRDIRVSLLEADVSFDVVKKFVSRVREKAVGEVVQTTITDKSGQKRKVSPADYFVKVCHDELEALMGPVDTSLKLKPRGQLSGIMMVGLQGSGKTTTTGKLASRLLQEGRKPLLVAADIYRPAAVDQLKVLGERLKVPVYFEPGVAPPELAVRGYAAAREQKCDVVLIDTAGRLAIDDALMAELESIKGNVHPDNILLVCDAMIGQDAVRTAAEFDRRLTLDGFILTKLDGDARGGAALSIKEVTGKPIKFLGMGESMDKLEEFRPEGLAGRILGFGDIVGLMKDFEKVVDEKRAEEDALKLLSGNFSMKDFVEQIRMVRKMGPLKDLLEKFPLFGELTEQLNPDEKELTKIEAMYDSMTEKERLRPDLINASRINRISKGSGRKPEDVRDLLQKFGMMQQVMGTIGQNPGLLGRIPGFKQLGQLSQLKNMDLSGVLGKDKMLQQAMSGMGGMGGMPMQLPQIAPGYTAPMGQAAMAKARLMGYAPPSSSGKADDRDAIKERRKREKANKKKNRKKK
- the gltJ gene encoding adventurous gliding motility protein GltJ, whose protein sequence is MRFVCDSCRAQYMISDDKVGAKGVKVRCKKCGHVILVRPAGAAASKDDEAQETPAASAAASNGGMNSTAAGLPASLGTPPEGGLFTDVEEDEIGAVFDQVLNSGSNKIPAGDASGGEGKSSTPAAVRKLAEAESEPDELQSSAPAHDWFVAIDEKQVGPLTVEKVKDYWDRGEVGPDSLCWRQGFSDWIPLSDATELAPALAPRPAKPVIVAPAAMSGQTAAVSAPVESAFSAGAAAKSARAEIPPAPALGAEPTSSGWKPSAASVLASLVKEENDALSKPPKPAPVAEKPAVGGLLDLPPPEAPAPAARVAPMMAAAPEHAPQPAAMPYAPPVAAPAYPQPAPAYPQAAYAPAGYPQPGYGGYQPPPPAAPQGGNKTGLIAGIAVAAIAVVGIGLFFALKPSSQSEASPPVAAAPPPVATKPVEPPPAAPPATTQTPPAVAAATPPPAAAPTPAPAAPAATPPAVAAATPPPPAAVEPAAAKPAEQPRTEPAVARQDPPRATSKPRPSQSEPVASASPRSKPEPASDDDFDELFGSKKTETKKSQESTPSTYIPPAPGSGGSVREQLAQSDVMEVVLANRPAIVKCVSEQKKREPGSSGKLVMRWVIQTSGRTTGVAVRTEEFRKTYLATCISGLIKGWTFPKHRKQGDPIDFPFTF